One window of Thermocoleostomius sinensis A174 genomic DNA carries:
- a CDS encoding serine/threonine-protein kinase: MNGVIVDGRYEVIKILGGGAFGQTFLSKDTKRPGHPYCVIKQLRYSHSNPQALQHARRLFKKEAEILEKLGHHDQIPTLLADIEEGQEFFLVEQFIPGHPLTQEMIPGVPWSEDQVVRFLKEALEILVFVHGQGVIHRDIKPANLMRRQPDDKLVLIDFGAVKELGTQIALGQHTPTIAIGTPGYMAIEQFNGQPQFNSDIYALGMIAIQALLGLAADEISLLKDSSSHPPGEVRWRHRRSVSPALATVIDNMVRLDYRQRYATAALVLADLTHLDELVPNRLATTVLPEIQAMPPAVPTILATASPATRTEQATSTSSEVNAVASNASANSGTAGTVPARSSVPSGLKRFLAATAIALVTLGSFAGIGYSQKNRVATYFHDQGRQKARFGDIKAALDRYNLAIRINPAYADAYARRCGMHLRLEDNDRAEADCQRALDLDPDNAIAHLNWGNFYTEQRNREEANTYYTQAVVLSSREIQLNPTNADAYYHRGAARFRLADRRGAIEDVTKAIELDPEYVEAYIARCQAQGQMSEHQKAVEDCTKATELNPNNYTAFVSLCNNLSNLGQYDAAIDACTRALQLNPNDSYGYNNRGLVWERLGNYESALNDYQQAIQRDPNDAVAYHNLGNVLTTQGNHQGAIEAYTKATEIDPSFAAAFYGRGIRQAVLGNIDAAIADLQQSADLFSQQGRADRVEDALYQIRRIQEAAQATQSSSSSAETGIAITPEGTPEAGTLGPIERPTEAGSGISDSTTTAPVAQDPPAPVFQIPSPGSFGQAPPIPEVAPAPTDSFVQEAPTYDYNFEAPPTDSFVQDPPAPYAAPAPFAEDLPSIDTAPGSFSSEPPSIVPEAAPSDSF; encoded by the coding sequence ATGAATGGTGTGATCGTAGACGGACGCTATGAGGTCATTAAAATCTTAGGCGGAGGGGCGTTTGGGCAAACGTTTTTGTCAAAGGATACTAAGCGTCCGGGGCATCCCTATTGTGTCATCAAGCAACTGCGCTACTCTCACAGCAACCCGCAAGCTTTGCAACATGCTCGCCGCTTGTTCAAAAAAGAAGCAGAAATTCTCGAAAAATTGGGACATCATGACCAGATTCCGACATTGCTGGCTGATATCGAAGAAGGGCAAGAATTTTTTCTAGTGGAACAATTTATTCCGGGGCATCCGCTCACGCAGGAAATGATTCCGGGTGTGCCCTGGTCTGAAGATCAGGTGGTGCGGTTTCTCAAAGAAGCCTTGGAAATTTTGGTGTTCGTGCATGGACAAGGCGTCATTCACCGCGACATTAAGCCTGCCAACCTGATGCGTCGCCAACCTGACGATAAGCTGGTGCTAATAGACTTTGGAGCCGTCAAAGAACTGGGAACGCAAATTGCGCTGGGGCAACATACCCCCACGATCGCCATTGGCACGCCTGGATATATGGCAATCGAGCAGTTCAACGGGCAACCCCAGTTCAACAGCGATATTTATGCGCTGGGAATGATTGCCATTCAAGCCCTGTTAGGTTTGGCCGCCGATGAAATCTCGTTGCTTAAAGATTCCAGTAGCCATCCACCCGGTGAAGTCAGATGGCGCCATCGACGATCGGTCAGTCCAGCGTTAGCCACTGTCATCGATAACATGGTACGGCTGGATTACCGACAGCGATATGCCACAGCTGCCTTGGTTCTTGCCGATCTGACTCATTTAGATGAACTTGTCCCGAATAGACTAGCCACAACGGTGTTACCAGAAATTCAGGCGATGCCCCCAGCGGTTCCAACCATTTTGGCTACCGCATCGCCTGCAACCAGGACTGAGCAGGCAACGTCTACATCGAGTGAAGTCAATGCTGTTGCCTCGAATGCGAGCGCTAACTCTGGAACAGCGGGGACGGTTCCAGCTAGGTCGTCTGTGCCGTCTGGACTGAAACGGTTTCTAGCCGCAACGGCGATTGCCCTAGTGACCCTCGGCAGTTTTGCAGGCATTGGCTATAGTCAAAAAAATCGAGTCGCAACTTATTTTCACGATCAAGGACGACAAAAAGCCAGGTTTGGTGACATCAAAGCCGCTCTGGATCGCTATAACCTTGCAATTCGGATTAATCCAGCCTATGCAGATGCCTATGCGCGTCGGTGTGGAATGCATCTGCGCTTGGAAGATAACGATCGCGCCGAAGCCGACTGCCAACGGGCACTTGATCTTGATCCAGATAATGCGATCGCTCACCTCAATTGGGGTAACTTTTACACCGAGCAACGCAACCGGGAAGAAGCCAATACTTATTACACCCAAGCGGTAGTTTTAAGTTCGCGAGAAATTCAACTGAATCCCACGAATGCGGATGCCTATTACCATCGTGGAGCCGCTCGATTTCGCTTGGCCGATCGGCGTGGCGCCATTGAAGATGTCACCAAGGCGATCGAACTTGATCCAGAGTACGTCGAAGCCTACATTGCCCGCTGTCAAGCACAGGGACAGATGAGCGAACACCAAAAAGCGGTGGAAGACTGCACCAAAGCCACCGAACTGAATCCCAATAACTACACGGCGTTTGTTAGCTTGTGCAACAATCTCAGCAATTTAGGACAATACGACGCAGCGATCGACGCCTGTACTCGGGCATTGCAACTGAATCCCAATGATTCCTATGGCTACAACAACCGAGGGCTGGTGTGGGAACGGCTCGGCAATTACGAGTCAGCCCTGAATGACTATCAACAGGCAATTCAACGCGATCCTAATGATGCGGTCGCATATCACAATTTGGGTAATGTGCTGACAACTCAGGGCAATCATCAAGGAGCGATCGAGGCTTACACCAAAGCCACAGAAATCGATCCTAGTTTTGCTGCTGCTTTTTACGGACGCGGTATCCGGCAAGCCGTTTTGGGAAACATTGACGCCGCAATCGCTGATTTGCAGCAGTCTGCCGACCTGTTTTCCCAGCAGGGACGAGCCGATCGGGTAGAGGATGCACTGTATCAAATCCGCCGCATTCAGGAAGCAGCACAAGCCACTCAATCTTCAAGCTCATCGGCGGAAACCGGAATCGCTATAACTCCAGAAGGAACCCCAGAGGCAGGTACCCTTGGCCCGATCGAGCGCCCAACCGAGGCTGGTTCTGGCATTAGCGATAGCACCACAACAGCACCTGTAGCCCAAGATCCGCCTGCCCCTGTTTTTCAAATACCATCGCCGGGCAGTTTTGGCCAGGCTCCTCCCATCCCTGAGGTCGCTCCAGCCCCCACCGATTCCTTTGTACAAGAAGCACCTACCTACGACTACAACTTTGAAGCGCCGCCCACGGATTCCTTTGTGCAAGATCCACCTGCCCCCTATGCGGCCCCAGCCCCCTTTGCAGAAGATCTGCCTTCCATTGACACCGCTCCAGGTTCATTTTCATCAGAGCCGCCCTCCATCGTTCCTGAAGCTGCTCCTTCTGACTCCTTCTAA